The following is a genomic window from Crossiella equi.
TACATCGTGGGCTACCACCTCACCCACGGCCCGCCGCTGGCCGTGCTGAACGTGGTGATCACCGTGGCCGCCATGGTCGCCTTCCCGCTGGCCGTGCTCGGCGGGGCCCGGCTGGTGCACCTGCTGCACGAGCTGGACGCCACCCGGGCCGAGCTGGCCGCGGTGAGCGTGGCGCGGGAGCGGCTGCGGATCTCCCGGGACCTGCACGACATGCTCGGGCAGAGCCTGTCCGCGTACTCCCTCAAGGGCGACCTGGCGCTGCGCCTGCTGCCGAGCCGACCCGAGGCCGCGCGGGCGGAGCTGGCGGGCATGGCGGAGGTGGCGGTCTCGGCGTTGACCGGGCTGCGCGCGATCGGCGACGGCGGCCACCGCCCGGACCTGGACACCGAGCTCGCCGCCGCCTCGCTGCTGGCCGCGGCCGGGGTGGCACTGCGCACCGAGGTGGTCCCGCCGACCAGGCACCGGGAGGTGCTGGCCTGGACGCTGCGCGAGGCGGTGACCAACCTGGTCCGGCACAGCGACGCCACCACCGCCACGATCAGCCTGCGGCCGGGGCGCCTGGAGATCGGCAACGACGGCGCGGGACCGGCCGGTCCGGACGGCAACGGCCTGGCCGGGCTGCGCCAGCGCGCCGAGGCCGAGGGCGGACGGCTGCGCACCGAGTCCCGCGCGGGGCACTACCGGCTCGTGCTCGACCTGCCCGGGGAGGGGCCGTGATCCGCATCCTGATCGCCGAGGACATGCACCTCATCCGGGGCGCGCTGGCCGCGCTGCTGGCCCTGGAGGAGGACTTCGAGGTGGTCGCCCAGCTGGACCGGGGCGACACCGTGCTGGCCGCCGCGCACGCGCACCGCCCGGACGTCGCGGTGCTGGACGTGGACCTGCCGGGCCTGGACGGGCTGGGCGCGGCCGAGCAGCTGCACCGCGAGCTGCCCTCCTGCCGCACGCTGGTGCTGACCGGGCTGAGCCAGCCGGGCACGCTGCTGCGGGCGCTGCACGCGGGGGTGCGCGGGTTCATCGTCAAGGACGCCCCGGCGCACAGCCTGGCCGACGGCGTGCGCCGGGTGCACCGGGGCGAGCGCGTGCTGGACCCCGGGCTGGTGGCCACCGCGCTGGAGACCGGGGCCAGCCCGCTGACCGCGCGCGAGGCCGACGTGCTGCGGGCCGCCCGCACCGGCGACTCCACCGAGGAGATCGGCCGGGCGCTCGCGCTGTCCCCGGCGACCGTGCGCAACTACCTGTCCAACGCCATCAGCAAGGTCGGGGCCCGCAACCGCCTGGACGCGCTGCGCATCGCCCAGGACGCCGGGTGGCTGTGACTAGGACAGCGAGCCGCTGAGCCGTTCGTGCAGGCGGGCGCTGTGCTCGTTGAGGCCGGTCAGCTCGACGGTCTTGCCGTGCTCGGCGTACTTGGCGGCCACGGTGTCCAGCGCGGCCACGGTCGAGGCGTCCCAGACGTGCGCGGCGGAGAGGTCCAGGCGCACCCGCTCCGGGTCGCCCGCCGGATCGAAGTGGCTGAGCAGGTCGTTGCTGGAGGCGAAGAACAGCGCCCCGTGCACGGTGTAGACGCGGGTGCCGTCCCGGTCCTCGGCGGTGACGCGCACCTGGCCCGCCACCCGGCGCGCGAAGATCACCAGCGCGGTCAGGCTGCCCGCGACCACGCCGACGGCCAGGTTGTCGGTGGCCACCACCAGCGCCACGGTCACCACCAGCACGGTCGTCTCGCCCACCGGCATGCGGCGCAGGGTGCGCACCGACCGCCAGTCGAAGGTGCTGACCGCGACCAGCACCATCACCGCGACCAGCGCGGCCATCGGGATGCGGGAGACCACCGGGCCCAGCAGCAGGCACAGCACCAGCAGGAAGGCACCGGCCAGGAACGTGGACAGGCGGGTGCGGGCACCGTTGCGGACG
Proteins encoded in this region:
- a CDS encoding response regulator transcription factor; the encoded protein is MIRILIAEDMHLIRGALAALLALEEDFEVVAQLDRGDTVLAAAHAHRPDVAVLDVDLPGLDGLGAAEQLHRELPSCRTLVLTGLSQPGTLLRALHAGVRGFIVKDAPAHSLADGVRRVHRGERVLDPGLVATALETGASPLTAREADVLRAARTGDSTEEIGRALALSPATVRNYLSNAISKVGARNRLDALRIAQDAGWL
- a CDS encoding sensor histidine kinase, whose product is MIPVRYVRAAAVVVTVCLVLYGPVYVAFGARHEGPQGWTALVLGGVVLAVQLRHSLAAMRGERPRYGYWTFALLVPLTTVPLLWFSWTWANTLLTVAASALMVFRSRLAWLLFPVPLLVNGSYIVGYHLTHGPPLAVLNVVITVAAMVAFPLAVLGGARLVHLLHELDATRAELAAVSVARERLRISRDLHDMLGQSLSAYSLKGDLALRLLPSRPEAARAELAGMAEVAVSALTGLRAIGDGGHRPDLDTELAAASLLAAAGVALRTEVVPPTRHREVLAWTLREAVTNLVRHSDATTATISLRPGRLEIGNDGAGPAGPDGNGLAGLRQRAEAEGGRLRTESRAGHYRLVLDLPGEGP